In Candidatus Manganitrophus noduliformans, the genomic stretch CCGTCGATGAAAAAGGAAAGCAGTTTTATCTCGACCCCCACGTCGCTTATCGGATGGCCTGCCTCAATGCCATCGAGTATCTGAAAAAATTCGGTTATACCGGTGAGCAGGCCTATGCCATTCTCGGCACGGCGCCGGTGGAGGGCCACATCAGCGGCATCGTCGACATTCCGAATGCGTGCGCAACGCTCTGGTTGCCGACCGGCATCTTTGATTTCGATATCAAGCCGACTGCCGCCGGGCCGGTCAAGCTAAATATGAAGGGTGTCGATTTGGCGAAAGCGTCGTAATCGCTCACCTGAACATTAGGAGAATTTTATGCCGATGTATGACTATCAGTGTAGCGATTGTGGAAGTTTCACGGGATACGCGCCGGTCAGTCGGGCCGCCGAGCCTCTTCCCTGCCCGGGATGCAGCGGTCCGGGCCGGCGGATCATCTCAGCGCCGAATCTGTCGCGGATGAATGGCGATGTCAGGAAAGCGATGCATCGCAATGAGCGGGCCGCCCATGAGCCGGGGATGGCGCGGCGAAGTGGCGCTGTCGGCGTCTCTTCCGATCCTGAACGTAAGGGGACGCCGGCGTTACAGGCTCAAACCAAGGTCAATGCACGGCCATGGATGTTGGGGCATTAAGAGCATCAATATGTTGGTTGTATCCAGACTGAAACCGTTTTCATTCACAACTGTAAGGGGGAGAACGATGGAT encodes the following:
- a CDS encoding FmdB family zinc ribbon protein; translation: MPMYDYQCSDCGSFTGYAPVSRAAEPLPCPGCSGPGRRIISAPNLSRMNGDVRKAMHRNERAAHEPGMARRSGAVGVSSDPERKGTPALQAQTKVNARPWMLGH